In Streptomyces sp. NBC_00569, a single genomic region encodes these proteins:
- a CDS encoding VOC family protein produces the protein MTELDSPIPRFHLAMPVDDLAAARHFYGEVLGLEQGRSADTWVDWNLHGHQFVTHLAPTRAQHVHNPVDGHDVPVPHFGLILAIPAFQELAERLRAADTKFVIEPYVRFAGEPGEQWTMFLLDPAGNALEFKAFADDSQVFAT, from the coding sequence ATGACCGAACTCGACTCGCCGATCCCGCGGTTCCACCTGGCCATGCCCGTGGACGACCTGGCCGCCGCCCGGCACTTCTACGGTGAGGTGCTCGGCCTTGAGCAGGGCCGCAGCGCCGACACATGGGTGGACTGGAATCTCCACGGCCACCAGTTCGTCACCCACCTCGCGCCCACCCGCGCCCAGCACGTCCACAACCCTGTCGACGGACACGACGTGCCCGTACCGCACTTCGGCCTGATCCTCGCGATCCCCGCGTTCCAGGAACTCGCCGAGCGGCTCCGCGCCGCGGACACGAAGTTCGTCATCGAGCCCTACGTCCGCTTCGCGGGCGAGCCCGGCGAACAGTGGACGATGTTCCTGCTCGACCCGGCGGGCAACGCTCTGGAGTTCAAGGCGTTCGCCGACGACTCGCAGGTCTTCGCCACGTGA